The DNA segment tttatatttcatttgatCTGATTCATTGTGCCCAGATAATGTGGAATCTGTTTCACAGTTTTCGTTTTGTTCTAAGAAGAAGTTTCCCTCTGTTTAGATCAATGTGTTTGTCTCAAGCCAAAACTTCAGAGTTCACAGAGGAAGCTGACTGTAGCGGAGGCTGGCCTCAGAGTTAGAAGCTGGCTTTACTATTATGTGCTTTCTCAATCTGTTGCTAAATGGGAGTAAAATAATGAACTGGATTCTGAATGCATTACAAATTACAGACTACCAACAAGAAGAGCAGGAACTGCGATGGGCTGATGCTTTGGAACTTTTGCTATCAGGAGTCACTTCCTGCTGTTTCAATAAACAATCCCACATTAAACACTATAGTCAGACAAGACTGAGAAGAGATTTCAAAAGGATTAAATCTAGTAGAGTGCCTAATCCCTGAAAAACAAGTGGTATCTAATCTCTCAGAGCCTTACGAGGATCCGGATAAATAACACCTTCTGCCCCACTTCTCAGTTGTGTTATCAACATATACTAGAACAAGAGCTAGAGGATGCCAGACTGCCCTGGACGGCATCCAGTATTGTTCGGCTAGAACCATTACCTCATACAGTTGGCCCATGGTAGCACTGGTGGGAGGGATAGTGTTGTTGACAAAGAAGAATAAGGCGTCCTCAGGTCTCAGGTGGATTCTCTTCCGGATTAAGAAGTAGAACTGGCCAACTGGATGATGGAAGAAAAAGGCagacaagaaaggaagaaaacaaggaatTAGTAGAATGGTAAGTCCTGGAAAAAAATTCAGTTGCATTTTTTCCCCTTAGAGTCAGTACCAGTTTTATATACCACCTGAGAAGAGCCAAATACTATCCTGgagctttcaaaataaaaagggaaactCAGAAGCCCGTACAGTCCCTGATATGCCATAGTGGACTttattcctcctttcctctcttattCAATCTCAGACCTCATGTTAGCATATCCACTCAAAGCCTGAGGACTACGCTGAAGGAATACCACGTGCATCCAGACCAAAACATTCCCATCATTGTCTAAACCCGACTTGAAACACTTTCCATCCCCAGACCCACCCTAAGAAAAGCTTAGCAATGAAAGGGGTCCACTGGACACTGGTCATCTTAGCACAGTCACTCAACTCAGTGTTGGGGCATTAAATAAGGTTCAGTGCTTTGCCTTTACCTGAGAATACTGAAAACTTTCTAGATGGCTGATATTCAAACCTGTTAACTCTGAAGCAAATCAACAAAATCTTTCCAGTGTCTCCTGGATGCAGTGTGTATTCCATTAAGGCTCAAGATGAAGACTGAATATATGTCTTATAATCCCAAACAAAATCtacaaaacttattttttaaaaaatgtagcttAAGAAGATGTAATCAGGAAACTCTAAAGCATAATCCTCTCAAGAAACCAGACTGGTTTTCTTTTTGGAACAAATTGACATCACAATTAAcaaagctgaatttttttttttttttttttttgaggcggagcgtcaccgtgtcacccaggctggagcgcagtggcacaatatcggctcactgcaatctctgcctctaaggttcaagcaattctccagcctcagcctcctaagtagctgagattacaggcgcccgtcaccacatccagctaatttctgtatttttaatgaagacagggtttcaccatgtttgccagtctggtctcaaactcctgacctcaggtgatctgcccacttccgcctcccaaggtgttgggattacaggcatgagccccatgTCCGGCCAcaaagctaaattttatttttttgagacagggtctcactctgtcactgagactggagtgcagtggcacgatctcagctcatagcaacctctgcctcccaggctcaagtgattctcctgcctcagcctcccaagcagctgggattagaggcacctgccaccaggtctggctaatttttttgtatttttagtagggatgggttttcaccatgttggccaggctggtcttgaactcctgacctcaaatgatccaccggccttggcctcccaaagggctgggattacaggtgtgagccaccatacccagccaaagctgaattttaaaattggtttaggcccagcacggtggctcgcacctgtaatcccagcactttgggaggccaaggcaggtggatcacctgaggtcagcagttcaagaccagcctggccaacatggtgaaaccctgtctctactaaaaatacaaaaaaaatcagccaggcgtggtggcaggtgcctgcaatcccagctacttggcaggctgaggcaggagaatcacttgaacccaggagatgggagggtgcagtgaactgagatcacaccactgcactccagccggggctacaagagccaaactccatctcaaaaataataataataataaattaattaattaaacaaaataaaaataaaaggggttTAAATAATGGGCTTCTGATCCTTTCTTTCAATGTCTTATGCTTTGCTGTGTCAAAATCCAACAAGACATGGTGATGGGAAAGAACTACtgagtctttcttcttttttttttgagacagagtctcactctgtcacccaggctggaatgcaatggcgtgatctcggctcactgcaagctccacctcctgggttcacaccgttctcctgcctcagcctcccaagtagctgggactacaaggcacccaccaccaagcccagtttattttttgtattttttttaggagagacggatTTCcccattagccaggatggtctcgatctcctgacctcatgatccgcccgcctcagcctcccaaagtgctgggattacaggtgtgagccactgtgcccagcctgagtcattttttaatcagataaCTCTGGGGCATCCCGCTTACTTCTTTCAAGTATGCACTGCCTCTCAATCTCACAATCTCATGCATATAATAAGGATCTGGAGAGCTCTGTCAGGGGAGGAAGGGTCAGGGGAGGCAAAGAGCATTACCGGTAAGGTCAGAGGGCACTAGGTACTTCCTCTTGTCCAGATCAGGCACCCTGGCTTTTGGAGCCTTCTCTACAATCAcctggaaggagaggaggagagtaGGAATGAAAACTACAGAAGGCAATCTAGTATTTTTCCTTCCACACCCTAGAGTTCCCTAGTTACTACTGGAAATGAATCTGTCCAGGACACCTGTTGCATTTCTTATCCCCCCACCCCtgataaaattatatgaaaaaaaatgggCTTCCTTAGTGAGGTTATAGCTgcattactaaaataaaaataaactagagaTTGTACAtgatgaaaagtaaaaagaacttTGATTTTAAGTAATTACAGGTTATCCGTAAGATCTACTATAGGACATATACCtactggtatttatttatttattatttatctttgagatgaagtctcgctgtcgccaaggctggagtacagtggctccatctcagctcactgcaacctccacctcccgggttcaagcaattctcctgcctcagcctcctgagtaactgggattacaggcacacaccaccatacctggctaagtatttgtatttttaatagagatgtggtttcaccatgttgggcaggctggtctcgaactcctgacttcaagtgatctgccagccttggcctcccaaagtgctgggattacagatgtgagcc comes from the Macaca mulatta isolate MMU2019108-1 chromosome 11, T2T-MMU8v2.0, whole genome shotgun sequence genome and includes:
- the GABARAPL1 gene encoding gamma-aminobutyric acid receptor-associated protein-like 1, whose protein sequence is MKFQYKEDHPFEYRKKEGEKIRKKYPDRVPVIVEKAPKARVPDLDKRKYLVPSDLTVGQFYFLIRKRIHLRPEDALFFFVNNTIPPTSATMGQLYEDNHEEDYFLYVAYSDESVYGK